The genomic region CCGGTCTCTGCCAGCCCGCCGCGGCCGCGCCCTGTGGCGGCCACGGCACCCGCGACACCATGCTGGTCTCCTCCGCCTGGCTGGCCGAGCACCTCCACGATCCCAAACTCGTCGTTCTCCACGTCGGCAGCAAGGACGACTACGACGACGGCCACATCCCCGGCGCCGTCTTCCTCTCCTACATGGACACCCATCTCATGACCGGTCCCACCGGGCTCACCCTGGAGTTGCTGCCCATGGACCAGGCCGCCGCCGTCTTCGCCCGGGCCGGCGTCTCCAACGACTCCCGCATCATCCTCTACGCGCCGGGGGAAGGGTTCGCGCCCACCGCGCGCGTCTATCTCACGCTCGACGCCATGGGCCTGGCCCCGCAGACCTCGGTGCTCGACGGCGGCCTCCTGCTTTGGAACAAGGAGGGCCGCCCGGTCTCCACCCAGGAGACCCGCCCCGCCCAACCCGGCAAGGTCACGCCGTGCCCCCAGGCCGACGTCATCACCGGCCTGGCCGAGGTGAAGGCCGGCGTCAAGCGCGCCGGCGTGGCCATCGTCGACGCCCGCAACCAGGAGTACTACACCGGCAAGACCCGGCCCGGCGACCAGCGCCGCGGCCATATCCCCGGGGCCGGCAACCTGCCCTTCGTCGATCTCTTCGACACCGACCACAAGCTCAAATCCCCGGACCAGCTCGCGGAGCTGTTCCGCCGGGCGGGGGTCAAGCCGGGCGA from Terriglobales bacterium harbors:
- a CDS encoding sulfurtransferase yields the protein MRLGLLLSLSLLLAAGLCQPAAAAPCGGHGTRDTMLVSSAWLAEHLHDPKLVVLHVGSKDDYDDGHIPGAVFLSYMDTHLMTGPTGLTLELLPMDQAAAVFARAGVSNDSRIILYAPGEGFAPTARVYLTLDAMGLAPQTSVLDGGLLLWNKEGRPVSTQETRPAQPGKVTPCPQADVITGLAEVKAGVKRAGVAIVDARNQEYYTGKTRPGDQRRGHIPGAGNLPFVDLFDTDHKLKSPDQLAELFRRAGVKPGDRVIAYCHIGQQASSVYFAARTLGYEVRLYDGSWEEWSAHKELPTETSTAP